In Vitis vinifera cultivar Pinot Noir 40024 chromosome 4, ASM3070453v1, the genomic window ACTCAATTTGAGTTAGATTTagatcaaaattcaaataatttaagtCTAATTCAAActtgattaatatttttataatatttataaaatatattatctcatataataatattaattttccttttagatttttaagaaaaaaacatatcaaattATGAAAACATATCAAATTACCAAAGCTGAAAGTCAGGATAACTTTGTTAATTTTGCATAATATGGAAAAATGGTCCAAGATACACTTGAACCGGCCGatgcaaataatttaaattttaaaaaaaaaattacaaaataaaaatattacccTCTCATTGTAAGCATGAAAGGAAGGATTCCATGTTGGGCCTGTTTTATGACACAACCCACATACCCACTCCAATTACTATGGGCTTTTTTTTGAGCCCACAAGACCATGCCAAGCCTTTGCTGAGGATGGCTTTTATAGGAGTTATTTGACTCCTTCTCattttccgatgtgggattgccaaatatcaatgaaaaaaaacataacaaaactcCACCAAGAGGATTTGAACCTTGGACCAATCTTTTACTATGGTCCATTTAGGACACCACTCGGCTACATATGTTTTATTATCTAATATGctaaacaaaacaatatatattagattttaattttttttataatattaaataaaaataatataatatttttaaaaattatgaaattagtttaaattttcatttttttatatattcacatttaaatattatacatatttcttttaataaaatttaaaatattaatatgatttaatttgataatatcaaagatataaaataatattattgatgtttaatttattcatatatattttaaattttttataattatttttaattttaataatatataaattatatatttataacgtCACCGGTTCGATAGCGGTTCGATCGtcggtccgaccagtgaaccgtgaaccggtaacttttccgatTCGATCATTAGTCCGGTTCTGAAAATATTGGATAAAACTAAATGTCAACTCACAACTACTAAGTCAACATTTTCCCTATGTGATTAATTGTGCACAACTTAGAAATTACGAATAGGAAGGAAGCAACACTTATAGTTTAAAAGAACGAAACTTGTATTCTCAAGTGTTTAATGTCTTGGCCAAATGAAATCATCATCTATTCATAAGCACTCAAGTAACTTTTTGGAACTTCCAAAATTTCCCTCCATCTTTGTAGAAACTCTAATACAAATCTACAAGAGTTCTCTAGAACTCTTTAGATTCTTCCACATATTTTCTTTGTCTTTCACATTTATTCAAAGATGTATGGACATCTCTAACTTTTTCTAGAATCTTCTAGACTCCTTCACGGGagatataaatacaaaaaataaaaaatgatataattatagTATCGAAGTATACTTCatgaattcataaaaaatttaccATCAATTAAACAATATCATGTATGTATTTTTAAGTCtcatttatttagatttttatacctaagtattatttatttgtatctttATACCTAAATTTCATTCGTTTGTACCCTTACTTGACAAACCTAAATCTCATCATAGTTCGAATCACTTGTTCGATGGGCACAATAGAGTATCATAGCATTTTTCATGAGAAAAATAGAATGTCTAAATATTCCATAAGAGttatctatttttctatttataatatttttattacctaataaaatgattttttttcttcataaacaTGTACACAAATTGACCAAATCACATTAAAACCTGGTACATGATGCACAAATATTGTTTGTACGAAAATAAATGAGAATCAAAGAAGTTGAGACAAATAATTGCAAGCACAAATAGGGTAAGAATGTAAGATCAACCAAGGTTACATTCTACTAGAATTTAAAACCCAAAAAACTATATAcccaaaattattaaatcaagaAATCCAAAATTCGGAAATATGAATAGTCCAAACGAAACTTCAATCTTCACCCCAAAAtagaaaggacaaaaaaaagagaaaaaaaaccattttatgtGCAGGCAACAGACTTAAACATATGATGGTCATTTGAAGTTACAAATCTCtcaattgaaaaaggaaaaagattgaaaaagcAGACCATCGGCCATCAAACTACAGGGCCGATAGTCATTAccacaaattaaataaatagacaGACATAATCATTTGAATagttaaatgaaaattattcattcattcattcaattattcTGGGACATGTGAACGACCAATCATcgctttcttttattttcattttagttttcgtAATTACTGTGAACAAGAAGGATTGACAAGAAATGAAGCCAAGAAGCCCCAAAGCAGCTGGTTATGTAAGTTAGCCACTCATCACTCATCACCGGTGATTTGCAAGAACCGAGTTTCTCTCACACCACAGCTTCAATGTCATTGACCAGAAAACTGACAAAGAAGCATATCTATTCATGAGAATGGTGGCTGGGCTGACTGAAACCACACAATTTGATTCACTTCTGGTGTTCCGTAGGACTGCCCCGAAAAACAGGATAGTAAGTATCCAGTTCGAGCCGATCCAGGATGTCTTCGGTAACCCATAGATACGAAGAGTGGCCTTCAATCAACTCTGTTACATCAACCTGCCGGGCCAAAGAAtgattggttttatttatttacatatataaaataaataaataaacaggtttagagaaaataaataaataagagattgTGATGGCAACCAGATGCTTACATTCTCAATCCCTGGAACATCAACTGGTTGAATTCCAGCTAACCCTTTAGTAAGTAGACTGTTGAAAAGATTATCGGTAAGCTCCAATGCTAGGataaatcaaaaatcaatttttgacaaTATACAGAATGAAAAGACAGTGCCTTCAAATCAAAAGTTCAAGATTTGGCTACCCTGCCACATGAGCAATGCAATCCTTCACAATTTCATATGACAAAGAGCAGGGAGCTGCTGACAAGATAGCTATGAACTAGAGAAATCCAATCAAAATTGTATGTAGAAAGCCATTAAATTGGAAAAACAGCATGAACTAAAGTGATATGCAATGTAACATTCAAATCTTTTTGGGTAAACTACACATCAGCAATTCAGCACACGTGTTCCAacagaaaatatatgaaattaacaTCACAATCATATTATGATATGAGACAGCATCAGTTTCTGAAGCTATCTTCTCCTTGAAGTAGATGTATTACCAAAATTGTGTAAATATAATAGGACTATCAGGATTGGTTGGTTTGATTAGCTCATGTAATGTTCAAAGCCCGCCCAAGAAAGATAATGATGAATTGGGAACCAACCTACTGAAGGAGCAGCCCTAACTAAAGCAATGATAAGAATGACTCATCAAACCAAGACATACAAGGGCCATTTCCTATCAGCAATAGCTCCATTGATTATTTATGGCACATCAATTGCACATCTACCATTTTCTTCATGGTTGAAGATTCTCATGGAGCTCAATTGTAAATGATACATACTTAGCACGAAAGGCAACCCCAAGTGTCCAATCATTTGTAGAGAATGCATTCACAAATCTTCCAGCCACCATCTGCAAAATAGCAGGAGGTGATAAGGCTGCATAGAAGATAGTGGGACTACTTCATGAAAGCTGATTTGCaggggaaaaaatatatatcctgAGAATATGCACAAGATAAAGGGAAAATGTGTTCTAAACTTACTTTTCTAGCAACTTCCCAGTTCTCATCTCTGAACGAAATGGGTGCTCCAAGAAGAACAACTCTTTCAACAAGTTCAGCTGCAAAAATTTGTGTATCACATCATTAATGCAATACAAACCATCCATCACAAACAGCTTGAGGGTACCAGTTACCATTTTGTTCAGTTTCAGCCAAATACTGCAGACACTTGAAAATCACTCGTGCTCCAAGAGAGTAACCTACGAGTGTCACAGGCCTGAAAAATCCAAGGAAAGCCCAAGAGAGAATTTTAATTAAGTCATTCAACTCTTAGAACTAATAAGAATGGAATAAACCACATCATTAACTTTGATACCACCCATTTACCTGTTCCCTTGCAATCCCTTCTGTAAGACTTCAGCTAGCAGTTTTCCTGCTTTGTCTGACCTAGAAATGGAATGGATTAGGGATCTGGCTGGAGACTCAAGTAGGAAGCAACTATGGTCATCTATTTTTGGCAAATTGTTCTTAAAGGAATAGTTAGAGATGAGAATGGAAAGAAGAAACGGAAAAGGCTGTCTCTCTAGAAAAGTATGAAATTTAATCTAGGAAGCTAAACCAAAACCGTTCAACATCCTCCATCCTGTAGTCAaggttaaaattttatctaacaTGCTAACATCCACAAATCATTTTCATGGATAGCTTGGTCCATTTGAAGAGATGGGATGGTTCAACCAAGGAAAAGCTTTTTACTATCGATCTATTTGGGGATTGTAATAATAATCTTGTCAGATGTGATTAGCTGCCAAACTTTGAAATACTTGAAACTACTCTCTTACAGGTTTCTTGAAAAGGTAATATGTTTAATAGGCATTTTTTAAGTCACGGGTTGGCTTACATAATTTTATTGATGCATTGCCTTTCTAACTCCCAAATTCATTCTTCAGTTTTCACCAAGTTACTCCAATAGTTTGCCAAAGCGATGCCTAAAAGGTCCCAGATCTGAAGGTCACTATGATTTAGAATCAACTCTTACAAGTTTTAACCTAGGTTGCCTATTAATTAAGACAAAGCACCACTGCATGCAAGCATTTTGAGAGAAATGAAACTGACAATGTTTGCCTCCTCCTCTAGGCATTCCTAGTACAacaaaaagacaaagaaaaccTGTCCAGAGCAATAGTCCATTTGCTGTCTATGAAATCGGTAGCTGCAAGTAGTGTTGCCGGCCAAGCCAAAGCTGTCATTAGCGTGCTTAATACAGTCAACATGGCACCCTGCTTCATCATTGACAGTGCAATGCCTGCAGCAATTCACGGAAATCTGAAGATCACAAACAAATGATGCCATAACAGTAATTATTAATAAACAGTAGCAGCTATGAGTTCCAAACAAATTACTTGATGTAAGCCAATCTTGGATTGCAGTGCTTACAGCAATCAGATTCTTAGACTCCCATTGTAGTGCATACCTAAAAGATTCGACAGGTCATAAGAAATACATAAGAAATACTCATGTTTTGAATGTTATATGTAGGCTTTGCCCAACCTCTAGCACATaagttttcattttgaaaaggaAGACATATTTACTTAAAAAGCATATCAAACAGAAAGGAATATGAGAAGAAAGAGTTCATTGCAGCAAGCAATTATTCCAAGTGGAAACATCATCATATCTTTCAGACCCAAAAAAATTGGCCTAACTTAATTTCAGAAAACTCCTTCAGCATACCAATGATTAGTCAGAGGTCATACTAAGTAAAGCAACAAAAAGAAACTCACAAAAACATgtagaaaaacaataaaagaagtACACCTATACTGCCCAAAACTTCCCTTTTACTCCTTAACAACAAAATGGCAACCTTGCTAAGTAAAAGTGGATCAAGACAAACCAGTTAAACTAGGGAAAATATTTTACAGGCAGATAGAAAATCAAAtgaaccaagaaaataaaagccaGAACAAAACAACAATCATGGCCCATTTGCCTGAAGTGTAAAGAACCAAACTGTACCAAGCAGGACCCAGCAGTAATAAAAGAGTTAaacatattaagaaaaatgaagaataaaaatccAACATCAAGAAGGTGGTAAAGTGCTGCGTACCTTTCCAAGTTATTATTTTGTCCTTCCCAAGGACTTATAAAATCTTCCTCCTGAAATACAAATCCTGATACCAGGATCTCAACTGCTAGCCGCTGACAAGAGAAGGTGTTTGAAAGTTGAAGTTTGAGTTCATAACTTATACAAGCAAATCAAGGTATTCTCATGgaccaacaaaaagaaaaagaaaaagagggatGGCAGAGCTAAAACAAATAAAGGGGAGTTTTTTTAATCGGGGGTAAATCCTTTGGTTGCatgttaatataataaaattagaaagaaaaaaacttatCCAGGTTAGAACTTGTAAGTGACCCCTCTGCAAGACAGTAATAACTCCCCAGAAATTGGAAAACAGAAGCTAAGAAACTCACGCCTTGGTTATGGTTTTCTCCAATAGCTTTGAACTCAAATTCATCGACACTTCCAGTTCTTCTAGCCATTTTACTCCCTGTGAGTCCAGCACCAGCAGCTGGGTTGATGAAAGTATTAGTAGAAAGAAACCAGGATTCCAGAAGCAAGAAGCCCAAAAAATGTAACAGTTGTTTCACCTCCAAATGATGCAGCAATTGCAACAGAACCAGCAACTGTTCCTGCAGCACTGGCAGCTGCTGCAAACCCACTTGCTCCAATCACCGGAATTATTGTGCCTAGAGTAGGAGCTAATGCACTAAATCCTGCAGCAATTGCTGGAGCAGCCAAACCTGTTGAAGAGTGAAAAATGAACTGAAAAGTCAAAAACAGTCATGCTGTCTGAAGCTTTTGaagagaaatttcatatttactACGTCCTACTATGGTTGCAGAAAAACTGAATGAAAGCAAAAGCAGGACacagaaatttgaaaattacattttctttcattttgatcaATGGAATATGGGGGGAAAATAACTCAGATAATCCTAGCacaacaaagaaacaaagacAGAAAATCAAGCTTTTTAAAAGTAGAGAGAATATCTTGAGGGTGCCATACCACCGGTAATAGCCATTAAGGTTCCTCCTGTTAATGCAGCTGCACCAATGATACCTCCTCGTTTCCATTTAGTCCATTGGCTTTTTGGGGACTGGGTTTCTTCTTCCTTTGATGCTTGCTCTTTTGACAAAGCCATTGCAGAGCAAGCAACCATAATCTCCATGGCTTCCTGAAAAACATAGTCCCTTCAGTAGAAAAAATATTGGATGCAGGTACTAGTCTTGCAAGCATGGTGGTTGTCATCATCCTCAACAAATGAATCAAATTCAGAATTCTGGGaggaatatttttctattcATATGTGATTCTGTGGTTCTACAACATACATCCAGTACTTTAGATTATGGCACTATCAATCCCCTTTGTTTGGTCAGTACTTGGTATCAGCCCTGTATCAATGGTACATCTTTAATCAATAACAAACAAAACTTCCATGGCACAGATCTCATGCCAGAAAGCTGTAagacaaaccatttttttttccatgttttgattaccACAATAAATTAAAGTGAATTTTGATTGGCATTGCAAACTCAGAAAAGAAATTGCAGAATTTTAGAGCTCAAGGGCACAGCTAAGCTCTAGAATGACCTAAGATTTGGATACAGGAACATTATAAAGGCATTTGGCCACACTGACCTTTAACAAAGTCATAGTCATAGATATGCATTGCTTGATAGCAGGAGGTACATGATTCCAGAAAAAAGCCTGCCCTCCCAAAATCATGTTCCAACACATGTatcattttaagaaaataagcATAATTTTTTCAGAAGACATATTTGTTACTCTTTAGATGTCTTGTGCACCACTTTTTCATGACAAAAATAGACATGCTTTGAAGAAGCACAGAAGAATCGGCTAAAAAGCATTCATAGAAAGTCTCAGAGCGGCTTAAACCTCTGCTTATGC contains:
- the LOC100245553 gene encoding uncharacterized protein LOC100245553 isoform X1, translated to MSSFLTPTQRYAAGALLGLALQQAQIHQTRPLGSSIEEDERISSGSSSDSVSEDPQLWVHENSGLLRPVFKSLKIENKAWTGLEETAGSSPAKHHVGAFLRLISEESAESSADMKDAELALSKAVDVMELSMETTSETSMSKKEKHREYENKCREKCSPADMQPNSEVVDVPLQAQELKNCNELSIEQTPYGSSSKFDEKPVEEVAMLNYPRKVTVLYELLSACLTDTPEDNKKSTRKRKGYDARHRVALRLLATWLDIQWKKVEAMEIMVACSAMALSKEQASKEEETQSPKSQWTKWKRGGIIGAAALTGGTLMAITGGLAAPAIAAGFSALAPTLGTIIPVIGASGFAAAASAAGTVAGSVAIAASFGAAGAGLTGSKMARRTGSVDEFEFKAIGENHNQGRLAVEILVSGFVFQEEDFISPWEGQNNNLERYALQWESKNLIAVSTAIQDWLTSSIALSMMKQGAMLTVLSTLMTALAWPATLLAATDFIDSKWTIALDRSDKAGKLLAEVLQKGLQGNRPVTLVGYSLGARVIFKCLQYLAETEQNAELVERVVLLGAPISFRDENWEVARKMVAGRFVNAFSTNDWTLGVAFRANLLTKGLAGIQPVDVPGIENVDVTELIEGHSSYLWVTEDILDRLELDTYYPVFRGSPTEHQK
- the LOC100245553 gene encoding uncharacterized protein LOC100245553 isoform X2, whose protein sequence is MSSFLTPTQRYAAGALLGLALQQAQIHQTRPLGSSIEEDERISSGSSSDSVSEDPQLWVHENSGLLRPVFKSLKIENKAWTGLEETAGSSPAKHHVGAFLRLISEESAESSADMKDAELALSKAVDVMELSMETTSETSMSKKEKHREYENKCREKCSPADMQPNSEVVDVPLQAQELKNCNELSIEQTPYGSSSKFDEKPVEEVAMLNYPRKVTVLYELLSACLTDTPEDNKKSTRKRKGYDARHRVALRLLATWLDIQWKKVEAMEIMVACSAMALSKEQASKEEETQSPKSQWTKWKRGGIIGAAALTGGTLMAITGGLAAPAIAAGFSALAPTLGTIIPVIGASGFAAAASAAGTVAGSVAIAASFGAAGAGLTGSKMARRTGSVDEFEFKAIGENHNQGRLAVEILVSGFVFQEEDFISPWEGQNNNLERYALQWESKNLIAVSTAIQDWLTSSIALSMMKQGAMLTVLSTLMTALAWPATLLAATDFIDSKWTIALDRSDKAGKLLAEVLQKGLQGNRPVTLVGYSLGARVIFKCLQYLAETEQNAELVERVVLLGAPISFRDENWEVARKPYHLLLFCRWWLEDL